A single window of Channa argus isolate prfri chromosome 2, Channa argus male v1.0, whole genome shotgun sequence DNA harbors:
- the fibinb gene encoding fin bud initiation factor has product MAFLHLLLCAGILTLPTCGAFFQGPLHPEMSNGTFHHYFVPDGDYEDNDDPEKCQMLFKMTDERKCGLDEDQDAVIRDDFTIIKRQIEDSARVLEGIGKSISYDLDGEDSYGKYLRRETVQISEAFTNSEKSLLELEVKFKQSQESELKEEHRLSDDFLTMIVHTRDALKQTLDVSLGLKDKHELLSLIIRSHGTRLSRLKNEYMKY; this is encoded by the coding sequence ATGGCTTTTCTTCACTTGCTCCTGTGCGCCGGGATCTTAACGCTGCCGACGTGTGGGGCTTTTTTCCAGGGACCTTTACATCCGGAGATGTCTAATGGCACTTTTCATCATTACTTCGTGCCGGACGGGGACTACGAGGACAACGACGACCCGGAGAAGTGCCAGATGCTCTTCAAAATGACCGACGAGCGAAAGTGCGGACTCGACGAGGACCAGGACGCCGTTATACGGGATGATTTCACCATCATAAAGAGGCAGATTGAGGACTCGGCCAGGGTGCTGGAGGGGATCGGCAAAAGCATCTCGTACGACCTGGACGGAGAGGACAGCTACGGGAAGTACTTGCGGAGGGAGACGGTTCAGATAAGCGAGGCGTTTACAAACTCGGAGAAGTCTCTGCTGGAGCTGGAGGTGAAATTCAAGCAGAGCCAGGAGAGCGAGCTAAAGGAGGAGCACCGGCTCAGCGACGACTTTCTGACCATGATAGTGCACACACGGGACGCCCTGAAGCAGACCCTGGACGTTTCTCTGGGACTCAAGGACAAACACGAGCTCTTGTCTCTGATCATCCGCAGCCACGGGACGAGGCTGAGCAGACTGAAGAATGAGTACATGAAGTACTGA
- the bbox1 gene encoding gamma-butyrobetaine dioxygenase — MWMSTFARFALPALQRRTSAMVCQALRARRTPGPVPCCLSSVQLHGQHTLGSASLPVARHSVRHVRALDEERLMEVEWEDGGHSLYPFTWLRDNCQCPHCTLHSAKARKLLMSELDIHTGVDIVEVTNDNKVSIVWPDQHTSVFDADWLKKHCFSPAARQAMQEELFLNERYYWDSTLRIPTADYHEVLLDDKAALAWLLALRRVGIVYLRGAPAEQGQVARLAERIGYLRLTFYGHTWQVQDKYMANNVAYTSGTLGLHTDYPALHFAPGVQFLHCINQAVEGGESEVVDGFHMAEQLQREDPEAFRTLTTLHVDFTDTGTDYCDFMLQSKKRIIDLDAEGRLARINYNNATRDSVLDLPLHQVQPFYRALKAFVNIMNRPENVVTYTMGPGDLVTFDNWRLLHGRKSYISSPERLRHLEGAYLDWDEVMSRLRILRSLVHKDI; from the exons ATGTGGATGAGTACATTTGCACGTTTTGCCCTGCCTGCCCTGCAGAGGAGGACCTCTGCCATGGTCTGCCAGGCTCTGAGGGCTCGTCGTACACCAGGTCCAGTACCCTGTTGTCTGTCTTCAGTGCAGCTTCACGGCCAGCATACACTGGGGTCAGCCTCCCTCCCTGTGGCTCGGCACTCAGTGAGGCATGTCCGGGCTCTGGATGAGGAGAGATTGATGGAGGTTGAGTGGGAGGATGGAGGCCACAGCCTGTATCCATTTACTTGGCTGAGAGACAACTGCCAGTGTCCACATTGCACCCTGCACTCGGCGAAAGCCCGGAAACTGTTGATGTCAGAACTTGATATCCACACAGGTGTTGACATTGTAGAGGTCaccaatgacaataaa GTGTCCATTGTGTGGCCCGACCAGCACACCAGTGTGTTTGATGCCGACTGGCTGAAGAAACACTGTTTCTCTCCTGCTGCCAGACAAGCTATGCAGGAAGAGCTTTTCCTCAATG AGCGTTATTACTGGGACTCCACGCTGCGCATTCCCACAGCCGACTACCACGAAGTCCTGCTTGACGATAAGGCAGCACTGGCTTGGCTCTTGGCCCTGCGTCGTGTTGGCATCGTCTACCTGAGGGGGGCTCCGGCGGAGCAAGGCCAAGTGGCCAGACTTGCTGAGAGGATTGGTTATCTCAGACTGACATTCTACGG GCACACATGGCAGGTCCAGGACAAGTACATGGCAAACAATGTAGCCTACACTTCAGGAACGCTCGGTCTCCATACAGACTACCCTGCATTACACTTTGCACCTGGG GTGCAGTTTCTGCACTGCATCAATCAGGCTGTGGAGGGAGGGGAAAGTGAGGTGGTGGACGGCTTCCACATGGCCGAGCAGTTGCAGAGAGAAGACCCAGAGGCCTTCAGAACACTCACCACGCTCCACGTGGACTTCACCGACACAGGGACGGACTACTGTGACTTCATGCTGCAGTCCAAGAAACGCATCATCGA CCTGGATGCTGAGGGCCGACTTGCGAGGATTAACTATAACAATGCCACCAGGGATTCAGTGTTGGACCTCCCGCTACACCAGGTTCAGCCCTTCTACAGAGCACTGAAGGCTTTTGTCAACATTATGAATCGACCAGAAAACGTGGTCACCTACACAATGGGGCCAG GTGACTTGGTGACCTTCGATAACTGGCGTCTGCTGCACGGACGAAAGAGCTACATTAGCAGCCCAGAGAGATTGCGACACCTGGAAGGCGCCTACCTGGACTGGGACGAAGTCATGTCTCGCCTCCGGATACTCCGCAGTTTGGTCCACAAGGACATATGA